The window cCCGACCGCACCCTGTCACCCAGCTTTCCTGGAAGTCCAACCCCCAGACATGCTTCCAAGCCCTACTGCAAGAAACCCTACGTTAGTCCTTCTAATTCCCCGAAACTCCGCCTCCTCGCGACGATTCTCCGCTAACTCTTGTCTATCAAAAAGCTTATCTCCCAAAAGGGCAAAACCCTGCCCCTCGCAGAACTACTGTGTTCGAATTCGTGAAGCCACGCCTCTCTAGGGGCTCCGCCCCCTGGGAGCGCCGCCCCTTCCTTAATCCACGTCTGATTGTCCAGAAGCCTCGTCTCCTGGAAGTCTGAAGCTCGCGTCCTAGGGGACCACGCCCCCTCAGGAGCTTTATTCCTGTGGGACCCAGGTCATCACCTCAGAAACTTTGTCTTCAGTCCCAGAAACTCCACCTGCTTATATTTCCCTCTCCTGTTTCTCTTTTGGGCCTTaggctcagttttcctgagctcTCACGCTCCACTGAGCTGGCTCTGAGGAGTGCGAGATTAGAGGCagcccttttcctcttccttaccCCCTTCCAAGGGTGGATCTACTTGAAGGGGGCTGGACTTGGGGTTTGGCACGAGATTGGGAGACAGACTTGCTCATAGATTCCTAGCCCCACTCCCTGAGTTTCCCTTCCCAGGACTGACTCCACCCCAGAAACAGCTGTATGTCTCATACCTGTACCTGGGGAGCTGGGTGGGGTCATGGATTTGCTGGTGTGTGACAGGAGTGAAAGTTTTCTACCACCAGAAAACGGTGGCTTGGAGTGGGTATAGGGGACAGTGgcctttttgctgtttttttaagggactcctcagcccccaccacttctctggctctttccctcctcctcaccagAGTTATTGTCTGGGCATTCCTCCTGGTCCCGCTTGCCCAGCCTTCCCTTCTGGAAACATTCCTGAGGCTTTCGCCATTTCCTGCTGCTTCCCACTGctcttgcctcctcctccctgctgggCTGAGAAGCCACATGCAGCTTCTCCCCCTCGCCCAATCACCCCGTCTCCCAGTAGGCAATCTCCTTTTTCCCTATGCAAATGTAAGGagccctccttcctctttctttttttccaaatgtccATACCTGTTGGTCATTCCCTGCCTCTGGATCCTGCAGGCTCCCACAGAACTCTCATCTCTAAAGATGAGGACAGCCTGGTGTTTGTGAGTCAAGGGTGTGAGGCTATGGTGGAATCgtttcctcattctttctgtGCCTGAGTGCCTGGGCCTTAGGAAATGCAGTGACAGAATTCCTTCTCAGGAGAGGTGAATGGAGTGACACAGCTCTTCTTGGATGAGGACTACGGGGAGGTGAAAGAGTTGAGCACAGTATCTAACACGTTTTAAGTGTTAGTACGGGCAGTCACTGTAATCATATGattatttgtgactttttatCTTCTGAAGTAAATCTAAGGATAGGGTAATTCTGAGGTGAGCCTGGGGgggtatatgtatattttactactaCTATTTTGGTCACTTTCCAACTTCCTCTGTGGCCCCCTGAAGCAGAGCTGTGGCAGGAAATGTGGGTGAAAGGAATGGGTTTGGGACTGTTCCCCGTGTCCAGCCTCTGCCCATCTTCTGTCACCCTTTTCTCCTGTACTTAGCACAGATTTGTCTTCTGCCCCCTCTATCCCTTCATGGCCTGTAGCCCCCACTTCTCTTGGAGAATTGTTTCGctttcccacctcctccagccagACCCTGCCCTTGATGTGAGGGGCACTTTGCTCTATGGTGGACCCTTGCACCCTCCCCAGTGACACTGCAAGAGGAGGGGTATGAGCATAACCTGTCAGGCCCAGGAAGCTGAAGTCAGTGTCAGTGCCCCGCCCCCTGACAGCTTGCTTTGCTAACTAGGCCTGTGGAAAGAGGGGCAGAAGAGTGCTTGGCCAGGAGCGAGCGCTCCTTGGGATGGTAAGTGCCATGCATAGAGAACAAGTCTCCACCAGCTTGTCTCCTCTGCTCCAGCTTCTGCCTGGTGGCTCCCTGATGCAGCGCTCAGGTTGGACTTTATTCCCCTTACTTCACCAGCTTTGTCCTACCTCTTGGGCCCTCTCTCCATCCGCTGGgacctcttccttcctttccccatttctttAGCTCCAGTCCACAGCTGTTGTAACAGAGGATGCTAATGGCCCAGGCTCCCTGGGGCCACCGCCCCACTGTGTGGCAGTGGTGGGGggtggcctgggctggaggaTGGGGGAATTTGAGTGTTCAACCAGGACAGGAAGGGAAATGCTGAGCTCAGGGATCCCCTCCCTTTTCCACCCCCagctgcctctgtttcctccctcATTCCCCACTACCCTCCCTCAGCTTCCTGCTCCCTTTGGCCTGCCCATGTCCGGTTTAGATTGATCCAGATCTCTtatctccctcctttcctctcactcCTTCATCCTTTCCTTGCACCCCCACTTTACTCCTCCTCAGATTACTAATTGTTTGTTTGGGGCAGGGGGGGCCTGGATAGTTCTACCCCTGCAAGAGTTCTAGGTTGGGGCAGTGGTGGGGGCTCAGCCCCTCAGAGCCTGTGAGTCAGCACTGTCCTTGGGATTGGTCTGTCCCTTTAGCTCCCCGCCCCTGGGGAGGAGCTAGGCAGCTCTAGGTCCAGCCTGTTCTCCTCTCAGCCAGAGAAGAGGCTCCACGCTGGGAAGAGATGGGGCCTGAAACTGTCTGGGTCTGAGTGGGGGAGCCGCAGCCACTcgtccttctccctccccaggacCCCTGAGATCCCTGGGCCATAGAGGTCCGATCAGGCTAAGGGCCTGGGGATGCCCCCTGCCTGGCCCCCTTGCCCTGACTGGCAGGGGGGCCGGGCTGGGCAGCAGCCTCCCTCTCACTCCAGCCATGGATCTCCTGCCCCCCAAGCCCAAGTACAACCCACTTCGGAATGAGTCTCTGTCATCGCTGGAGGAGGGAGCTTCAGGGTCCACCCCAACGGAGGAGCTACCTTCCCCATCAGCTTCGTCCCTGGGACCCATCCTGCCACCTCTGCCTGGGGACGACAGTCCCACTACCCTGTGCTCCTTCTTCCCCCGGATGAGCAACTTGAAGCTGGCCAACCCGGTTGGGGGGCGCCCGGGGCTGAAGGGGGAGCCAGGAAGGGCAGCCGAGGATGGGGAGGGGATCTTAGGGGCAGCCATGCTGGACTCAGGCCCCTTGCCCCTCCTCCAGGACATGAACAAGCTGAGTGGAGGCGGCGGGCGCAGGACTCGGGTGGAAGGGGGCCAGCTGGGGGGCGAGGAGTGGACCCGCCACGGGAGCTTTGTCAATAAGCCCACGCGGGGCTGGCTGCATCCCAACGACAAAGTCATGGGACCGGGGGTTTCCTACTTGGTTCGGGTGAGTGAACATACTCCCTCCTACTCCCTCCCAGACCCCTCCAGTTTCTCTGCTCACTccagctcttttttttcctgctcttcccCAGCAACTCCCTTGGTTTCAGTGTCCTGTTTGTTAAACCTTTCTTGCCCCTCCTCCCATTCTGTAGCCCCTTCCTTTCCAGCTCTGCCTGTGCCCCCTTCCTTCTTGTGactcccccgcccccgccctgccatgcttagcacaatgcccagcacatcGAAGGCCTTAGTAAGTGATGGAATGAGTGACTCCTGATGGTCCCCTCCAGTCTCCTCCCCCTTTCTGGAGATGTCACTCCATCCCACCCAATGCCTGCCCCTTCCCTCCAAATTCTCTTACCAGATGCATGAGATCCTCCTAGCctgccctttccttctctcctcattcCCTGTTGTCTTGCATGTTGTGGGATGTAGCCACGGGCAGTGggcagaacttcttcatcttccctTCCCTTAGGGACCACGTAGGGGAAAGTCCTAGGGCCCTTTGTGAGAGGGTTGGGGGGAGGCGGCTGACTTGtcctcccatccctcccctcaGTACATGGGCTGTGTGGAGGTCCTGCAGTCAATGCGCGCCCTGGACTTCAACACCAGGACTCAGGTCACCAGGTtagtggggaggggggtggattATGGAAGTCCTGGGATTAGTGAGGGGAGGTGGGAAATGGGTCACTTGGTGGTGGTGCTAGTGATGGCTTATCTTTGGGTGGTAGAAGGGATTCAGAGAAAGTTAGGAGAGTAAGTCTAAGTCTGAATGAGACGAGGCAACTCTGGCCTGGATACTGCTTACTTATCCAGCCTTAGGAGTCGTGggggaggtggcagaggcagCTGGCAGCTGGAGCTTGAGTAGAAAATGGGGGTAGATGGAAGGTTGCTGCCGCCTTTGGGAAGGGAATGGGACATTTGGTAGCTGGAAAGGGGTGGGGCCGTACCCATTGAGGCCCTAACCCAATCAGCCAGGAAGCGGCCTCTCAGTGTCATCAAATATTAAAGGCCCTTAATTCAATCCACCACGACAAAGAGCCTGGAGTGCCCCAGGAGTCTGGCctggccttcccctcccccagccctgtggcagccccagcagagtGTGAGGCAGGCTCTGGGTCTGAGTACCCCTCTTTCCCCAGGGAGGCCATCAGTCTGGTGTGTGAGGCTGTGCCGGGTGCTAAGGGGGCCACAAGGAGGAGAAAGGTACCTGGGGTCGATGGGCTAGGGGTGCTGCTGGAGATGTAGAGGAGCGGGGGAAGGCAGGTGGGGAGCAGGATTGGGGTGGTCTCCTGGTGTCAGGAACCCCCAGCTTCTGAGACGCTTgggcccttccccagccctgtaGCCGCCCACTCAGCTCTATCCTGGGGAGGAGTAACCTGAAATTTGCTGGAATGCCAATCACTCTCACGGTCTCCACCAGCAGCCTCAACCTCATGGCCGCAGACTGCAAACAGGTTGGTGGGGTTGGGCAAGGGGACCAGAAACACTGATGAGAGGGCTAAGCGGGGACCTGGTTATGATGACAAGAAGCTAGGAGAGGAGGCTTGGGCGCAGCAGGATAGTAGGGAAGAAGGAAATTAAGAGGACATAGAGTAAGAAGCCAAGAAGATGAGACTGTGTTTCCAGGGTTCTGGGACAAGGGTGGGGGGCAGCCAGGTGGGTCCTGAGGCTGCCTGACACATGTcgttcctttccttctccaccccCTGCCCTACCCTCAGATCATTGCCAACCACCACATGCAATCTATCTCGTTTGCGTCCGGCGGGGACCCGGTGAGTTGGGGGACGGAGCAGAGGTGGTGGGAGAAGAaagggccaggcactggggagacaCTGGCTAGAGAAGTGGGCGTGCTAGGATTGGGGCAATTATCTGAAGAGGACTGGGTTTTAGGGGTCAGGAGTGAGGTGGGGCTGCAAGATTTAGCTAACTGTCCTCTTCTGACTCTCTCCACCCCAGGACACAGCCGAATATGTTGCCTATGTTGCCAAAGACCCGGTGAATCAGAGAGGTGAGGCATGGTGGGGAGCACTGGGTGGGGCCAGCTGTCCATGAGGCAGGTGAGCAGGACCCAGGGAGCTAAGCAGGGCCTCCTGCCGAGGAGGACAAGGGCCCctgtctgcctcctcccagcAACCCCACCTCAGAGCTCACTGACAGCCTCTTTTGTGCCCCCAGCCTGCCACATCCTGGAGTGTCCCGAGGGGCTTGCTCAGGACGTCATCAGCACCATTGGCCAGGCCTTTGAGTTGCGCTTCAAACAATACCTCAGGAACCCGCCCAAGCTGGTCACCCCCCACGACAGGTGAGTGGGTGAGGAGGGTGTGGGGCAGCTCTTGGGCCCCAGACTGAAACTAGGAAAGTAGGTCTGCTCTTCCCACACTtgagctcagagaggtgcagGGAAGGAAATAACCTGTGTGCCCCTGCTTCCCACTTCCTGCTATTCTTAAGTTTCCTGTGGCCATCAGGAAAGTCTTTTGAGGCCCTGCCTACTGCAGGGCCAGCTCTTCCTCTCATGTGCCCGTGGTGGAGCTGTAGTCCAGGACCTTCACACTGCAACTCTTCCCTGGCTAGATGGACCTTTCTAGTCCCAGCTGCCTCATTTCTGGCTTATCCCTCTTTCTTGCCCATTTCTCTATCCTTAGTTCTTTGTTTTCCTGCCCCTAGAAGCCATCAAGAATTTGCATGAGGGAGGGTGTCTCTTTCCTGAGATCCCTACCTTTCCCACCTCAGGCCAGTAGATATTGAGTGTTTAGGGGAGGTTAAAGTATTCTGGAGCACCCCCCTCCTGGCTACTTAGTACTTCTCCTCCCTCTTGGGAGATGGCATAATGATCAAGGGCATGAACTTTAAAGTCAAATCTGAATTTACATCTCAGCTCCACCACCTTTTagttgtgactttgggcaaatttttTCACTTCTGaccctcattttcctcatctataaaattgggaaggaaataatacctaccttacagGGTTGCCAGGAGGAGGAAATGAACACCCAGCCTCAGGCCTACCCCACAAGAAATGCTCACTACATGGCCACTATtctgttcccctcccccatcctcccacccacaCTCCTCACTCCCTCTTGTCCCTCTCAGGATGGCTGGCTTCGATGGCTCAGCttgggatgaggaggaggaagagccacCCGACCATCAGTACTATAACGACTTCCCTGGGAAGGAACCCCCTCTTGGGGGGGTGGTGGACATGCGGCTTCGGGAAGGAGCCCCCTCGGGGGCTGCTCGACCCACTCCGCCCAGTGCCCAGACTCCCAGCCACCTGGGAGCTACGCTGGTAAGTTGCTTGGATGGAGGGGGGCCCGGGATGGGAGTGGCTGGTTAGTGCCTCTGGTCTTACCTTATTTTTGTCCCTGCAGCCTGTGGGGCAGCCTGTTGGGGGAGACCAAGAAGTCCGCAAACAGATGCCACCTCCGCCACCCTGCCCAGGTATGAGGGGAGCTGAGAGGGGCAGAACCAGGGGTGCAGGAGGCAGGGCCGGGGTCACTGTAAAGCTCCCCTTTCCTCAGCAGGCAGAGAGCTCTTTGATGATCCCTCCTATGTCAACGTCCAGAACCTAGACAAGGCCCGGCaagcagggggtggggctgggccccCCAATCCTGCCATCAATGGCAGCGCACCCCGAGACCTCTTTGACATGAGTGAgtgctcctctctcctttctgcatCTCTGTCTTCCCACTTGGTTCCTCTTCTCCTGCCTGTCTGCTCCTTCCTTCTTGGCCTCCCCTCCCTGAAGGTCTGGATCTGGGCATGTGTTGTGTCAgctgcctctcccagccctcTCTCTGTACCCCTAGAGCCCTTCGAAGATGCCCTTCGGGTGCCTCCACCTGCACAGTCAGTGGCCATGGCTGAGCAGCTCCGAGGGGAGCCCTGGTTCCATGGGAAGCTGAGCCGGCGGGAGGCTGAGGCACTGCTGCAGCTCAATGGGGACTTCCTGGTGCGGGAAAGCACGACCACGCCTGGCCAGTATGTGCTCACCGGCTTGCAGAGTGGGCAGCCCAAGCATCTGCTACTGGTGGACCCCGAGGGTGTGGTGAGTGgcaggggtgtgggtggggtggCAGAAAGGAAGGCGCAGTACCCTCCTGTGCagccctgttccttccctctttgcTTCCTAGACCTTCCCTGCTGGGCACCTCTCTATGGGCCTCCTGTTCTCACTGTGCCCGGCATCCTCCCCTCAGGGGCTTAGGGTTCCTTCCGTTCTCACATCCCTGAGCCTGAGCTGTGTTCCTTTCAGTCCTGGCCAGTCCTCACATCCTCTGACCTTATGCCCATCAGAGCTAGAAGGTGCTCATCTCACCTGAACTcctcatttgacaaatgaggaaaccatcCTGGAGAGGTTGTGATGCTCAGTGTCAGATGGTTAGAGGCTAGACACCCCAAGTCTCCCCTTGCAGGGGGAACCAGGggcctcccagctccctcagACTCAGGGCTCCGACCAGTGTCCTGTCTCCTATCTGCACTGCCCCACTGCCCCTCATCACTTTGGTCTCTTTTCTACAGCAATCTCAGCCTCCTTTCCACACCTCTTCTGTACTGTGTCCTCCTCTGAGACATGCCACCACCTTCCAGCTCAAAGGAGGAGTAAATGTCCCTCAGCTTCACGATGTCTGGGCTGATGTCCCCTCTGCCTTTTCCCAGTTCACTGACCTGCCCATTCCCATGGCTATCTCTAGCTTTTCTTTCTAGAGAAGTCTCAATGATTAGGACTGATGGCCCTCTCACCCCTGccatccttttctccttccttaacCCTCTTGAATATTCCAGCTTCCTCAGCCTTGGGGGCTGAGGTCTTATTTGACCCTTCACCTGAATTgaccctctccccacttcccaggTTCGGACAAAGGATCACCGCTTTGAGAGTGTCAGTCACCTCATCAGCTACCACATGGACAATCACTTGCCCATCATCTCTGCGGGCAGCGAACTGTGTCTACAGCAACCTGTGGAGCGGAAACTGTGATCCTTCCCTGTGCTCTCTCCCAGAAGACACCCTTCCACCCTTTTCACCCTATTCCCTGACTCTCAGGACCTCACTTGGGAGTGTTCTGTGGGCTTGGCTTTATGTAGGAGCTGGGGGTAGTGTGGACACTGGGTTCAGCATCCAGCTGACAGGCTTTGAGTCAGGAGCCTGGGGTAGAATCctgcttctccccaaacctcACCAAAGTATTAATGTACAGAGTGGCCCCCTTCCCTGGGCCTTTCCTGTGCCAACCTGATACCCCCTTCCCCAAGAAGGTGGGTGCTTGGGGCCTGGGCAGTGTGCCTCCTTGTATGGAAAATGCCCTGTGGTTATAGGCCCGGTGGAGCAATCACCTTTCCAGGGAAGGGGAAATGAATCACACTTTTGCTCTACCCCTGGCTCAGGGTGCCCTAGACCCTTCTCAACAACCCGCCCTCCCAGTGTTTAAACTTTGTGCCTTTGACCATCTCCTAGGTCTGAAGATATTTTATGCAAAGAGTTCTCGGGTCCCTGAGGTCAAGGACGGGTGCGGATACCTTCTTGGCCTCTGGGACCCTAtcctctccttgctcagcacccCCTCCATTTAGGCTGGGAGAACAGAGGCAGGAGTGGcagctgtcccctctccctggggATATGCAACCCTTAGAGATTGCCTCAGAGCCCCCCTTCCTGCCAGGGGGGAGATGGACCCCTCCCTTGCTCAGTGCCTCCTGGCCTGGAGCCCCTCGGCCCAGGGGTCTGTATATACATTTCGTAAGTCCCACCCTTCCATGTTGCATGCATGTTATACTCTACAGCCAAAGTGCAGCCCTGCCTCCTgtggcccccacccctgcctccccctgctgGGGTAGGGGTCTGGGGTATGGCTGGATTTGGGCCTCCTGAATGGTTAACTCTCCGAGGTGGATTTTGTGGCAGTGGCAGGAACAGGGGCAGTGAGACTCTAAAGCAGTAGACAATCTCCAAATGCCATCTGTAGATTTGGAActgcatttatttcttattttatataaaatatatatgcatatattttaggGCTGTAGATTTCCTTTCCTAATTTGTTTTCCATGGCTTATTCTTGAGCACAAAATGATAATAATCGATTACATTTATACGCCACCTCTTTGACTTTTCAAAGCCCTTTTACAACTATTGGATTTTCCTCATCCCAGCCTGTGAGGCAGTTTGGACCTGCAGCATTATCTTTTCTACAAGAGAGACCCGAGGCAGAGAAAGGTCGATCACGAGCTAGGACTAGGAAAACTTGGGCGTCTTACCGCGAGCCTGGGAGGCAGAAGTTTGGCTGAATGTTAACAGTTTCCCCCTTGGGAAGCTGAAAACCTGCAGTTATCGAGTACCTTCTACAGGCCGCGCCCTGCACGAGGCCTGGGCGGCCACAGCGACAGAGGAGCCGGCCCTGCTCTGTCTCTAGGCCTCGTGGCGAACCGAGAGTTGACTGTCTTAATCCTCgcctccttttttttgtttggatGTTTTCACGGGTCTCACTTAtaccaaagggaaaaaatcttCATTAAAGTCCATATTTCTTCTACCTCGGCCTCTTAGTCCCTGTCGCTGTCTATTGTTCGCCGTGGGCTCCCGGCGGCGGCCGGGGAGACAGGAGGTGGTGGCCACCTCGCAACGCGGCGTGGCCGAACCCGCCTGGCCTGGGGGGCGCCGAGGAGAGGCGCCGGGAGGGCGCGGCGCGGGGCCGTCGGCCGCGGGGAGGCTCGTGTCCAAGGAGGAGCCGGGGCCAGGCGGGGCGGGATCCCGACTCCCCGATGCCGACCCCTCGGCGGCCAGGGTTTCCCGGGCGCGCGCCTCGGCCGGCGCAGCCCCGCGGCGGCCCCCGCCAGGATGGTACGGTCCGGCCCAGGCGCCGCCGTCCGCCGCCCCCAGGGCAGGGGCGCGCGCTGCGCCCCCGCGCGAAGCGGCGCTGCCCCGGGGCTCGGCTGTGGGCCGGCGCCCGCTGCCTGCGCTGTGGGGGCGTCCTGCCCCGTCCCGCTCCCCCTCCGCGCCGCGCTCAGTGGTGGCGGCCGAGCTGAGTTCCGGTTCCTGTGGCTGCGGCCGCGGGCAGGCGGCGAGGCTGGGGCGAGCGCGCAGTTGGCGCTGGGGCTCGGCGCCTCCTCTCGCCGCGCCTCGGGGTGGCTGCAGCGCGGGGCCCTGCGCTGCCCCTGACTCCCCTTCCCGGCGATGGTGCAACCGGAGGGCGCGTCCGTCCCCCGCCGCCGCTGACCCCAGACCCCCACTCCATGGCCGCCCCGGCGCCGCCCCCACCGGACAAGCTGGAGGGAGGTGGCGGCCCCGCACCGCCCCCCGCGCCGCCCAGCACCGGGAGGAAGCAGGGCAAGGCCGGTGAGAGCGCTGAGAGGGCTGGATGCTGGAGAGGCTGTGCACTTGGGCGCCTcggagggagggtgggcaggtggggggaggtgTTGGTCCTTAGGCTGAGGGGCCTGATCTTAGGCAGTGAAGAGGATAGGTTGGTGAAGCTCTTCAGGGGTTGGGGGCGGGTGTCACGGATTGAGGACCCTAGAGTTTGGAGGCACATGGAATTCACGAGTCACTTGGGAGTCTGAGGGTGTCAAGAGATGGGATGTGTCTCATTTAACGAAAGAGGCAGCTGAGTGTAGTCATATCATTTATTATTACACTTTTGTTAGTGTTTGTTAAGTAAATAATGTACACTGAAGTTAGAAAGTTCCTCAGAGCacggctgggagagagaaggttCTGGAGGCCTCAGAGAGACTTGTGTCTGCCTTTTGCTGCTCTTCCAGGTCTGCAAATGAAGAGCCCAGAAAAGAAGCGAAGGAAGTCAAATACTCAGGTGAGTGGTGGCTGGTGGAGGGTAACCTAGCCGCCCCTCTGGGCACTCTTTACTCTGCTGCTCCAGTATCTGCTTGTATCTTGCATCAGGTGCAGGGAGAAGCGAAAGCTGTCCCTCTTGCTGTTTCTGGTCCTTTCCCTCAACTTCATAACACACTCATAGGGTGAGAATGAGATGATCTTATCAGTCAGGATTAGAATCTTTCTCTCTCCCGATTTTCCTGTCCTGGTTCCCTCAGGATGATGACACCCACCACTCACTGAGCGTTTTAGGTGCTAGGGATTGTGCTAAAGGTTTTAACAGTTTGGGAAGCTAGGCAttgtccctgttttacagatgaggaatctgaggcttaAAGAAGTTAAATATCTGCTCCAAGGTCTTGAGCTTATTCAGTGTCCGAGCTGGGTTCTGCCTGTTTCCAAAACACGGTTACCACACTGTGCTGgttctgctctctcctctgtttctctaTGGCATTCAAAGGTCCATCTTGATTTTAGATCTGAGCTGGCCAGTACCAGCCTCCAAAATGTGTATTGTGTTTCTGGTGCTCTCCCGGTTTAGCTTTGGGTCTCCCTCCATGACCCTCTTTCTCTCATCTGTTCCCCACTAGGGCCCTGCATACTCACATCTGACGGAGTTCGCGCCACCCCCGACTCCCATGGTGGATCACCTGGTTGCATCCAACCCTTTTGAGGATGACTTCGGAGCCCCTAAGGTGGGGGCTGCAGCCCCTCCATTCCTTGGCAGTCATGTCCCCTTTGGAGGCTTCCGTGTACAAGGGGGCATGGCAGGCCAGGTACCCCCAGGCTACGgcactggggctggagggggtcCCCAACCTCTTCGTCGACagcctccccctttccctcccaaCCCTATGGGCCCTGCTTTCAACATGCCCCCCCAGGGCCCTGGCTACCCACCCCCGGGTAACATGAACTTTCCCAGCCAACCCTTTAACCAGCCTCTGGGTCAAAACTTTAGCCCTCCTGGTGGGCAGAtgatgccaggccctgtgggggGATTTGGCCCCATGATCTCACCCACCATGGGACAACCTCCCAGAGGGGAGCTGGgccccccttctctccctcaacGCTTTGCCCAGCCAGGGGTGCCTTTTGGCCCTTCTCCTCTCCAGAGACCTGGTCAGGGGCTCCCCAGCCTGCCCCCCAACACAAGTCCTTTCCCTGGTCCAGACCCTGGCTTTCCTGGCCCCGGTGGTGAGGATGGGGGGAAGCCCTTGAATCCGCCTGCACCCACTGCTTTTCCCCAGGAGCCCCACTCAGGCTCCCCGGCTGCTGCTGTTAATGGCAATCAGCCCAGTTTCCCCCCAAACAGCAGTGGACGGGGTGGGGGCACTCCGGATGCCAACAGCCTGGCACCCCCCAGCAAGGCAGGTGGGGGTTCAgggccccagcctcccccaggcctggTGTACCCGTGTGGTGCCTGTCGGAGTGAGGTGAATGATGACCAGGATGCCATTTTGTGTGAGGCCTCCTGCCAGAAGTGGTTCCACCGCGAATGCACGGGCATGACTGAGAGCGCCTATGGGCTGCTGACCACTGAGGCCTCTGCTGTCTGGGCCTGCGATCTCTGCCTCAAGACCAAGGAGATCCAGTCTGTCTACATCCGCGAGGGCATGGGGCAGCTGGTGGCTGCTAACGATGGGTGATACTGGCGAGGCGGCCCAGGGAAGTGCATACGTCCCTCCCTGCTCATCCAGGGTGACTGTTTCCATGTCTGGCTCTTGGCCCTTGTTTCCACTGGCTTCCCATCCCCATGGGGCAGAAACACAATGGCTCCTGGGGGCAGAAAAGGAACTGAAGTGGGCAGGTGGAAGAGCCTGGATCACTCACCTTTCTGGAAACTTAACATGCTGAGATCTGTGGAGATCCAGGAAACCAAAGCCCTGCCGAGCAGAGCCATTTTTTGTGGCTATCTCTGGAGGCCTAGGGGTATGGCTGCAAGAGAAAAGAGGCTGGAGGAAGATTTGGAGGGCAGGGGTGTCCCCTCTGCAGATGATGGACGCCCCCAGCACCTGTGCCTAACACTCC of the Equus quagga isolate Etosha38 chromosome 13, UCLA_HA_Equagga_1.0, whole genome shotgun sequence genome contains:
- the SHC1 gene encoding SHC-transforming protein 1 isoform X5 yields the protein MNKLSGGGGRRTRVEGGQLGGEEWTRHGSFVNKPTRGWLHPNDKVMGPGVSYLVRYMGCVEVLQSMRALDFNTRTQVTREAISLVCEAVPGAKGATRRRKPCSRPLSSILGRSNLKFAGMPITLTVSTSSLNLMAADCKQIIANHHMQSISFASGGDPDTAEYVAYVAKDPVNQRACHILECPEGLAQDVISTIGQAFELRFKQYLRNPPKLVTPHDRMAGFDGSAWDEEEEEPPDHQYYNDFPGKEPPLGGVVDMRLREGAPSGAARPTPPSAQTPSHLGATLPVGQPVGGDQEVRKQMPPPPPCPAGRELFDDPSYVNVQNLDKARQAGGGAGPPNPAINGSAPRDLFDMKPFEDALRVPPPAQSVAMAEQLRGEPWFHGKLSRREAEALLQLNGDFLVRESTTTPGQYVLTGLQSGQPKHLLLVDPEGVVRTKDHRFESVSHLISYHMDNHLPIISAGSELCLQQPVERKL